In the genome of Mytilus edulis chromosome 3, xbMytEdul2.2, whole genome shotgun sequence, one region contains:
- the LOC139516562 gene encoding uncharacterized protein translates to MATKKNIYGREYLAGKATGRDMRSLIVQEMIEAGANLKTGEVPRGVYTKIADKFKINRQSVTNFWKRYVSEGTISQKKKEKTMLGRRKLNEPDVRLIEFIKKENPSITARELKDTLLRYSPASANVDVSTIYRTMSRDLDFTFKRLHRPSGDRFTPRNMRYTQAYLDFCQTKRPHQIKFMDESGFKLVTTNRNYGHSKKGEQCIEIGRFIEGANLTLNCLIGLDCVLYFNFVDGPSNSERYLNFWHEASLSQDCYGRPTFLPGDLIIVDNCAIHHNQSERILNTFFNMQGIDYGFLPVYSPDLNPIEICFSKIKTVIKQERFKELVSKNLKLAVIKAIQEINQSDIHGFYRHTGYFNV, encoded by the coding sequence atggcaacaaagaaaaatatttacgGCCGGGAATACTTAGCAGGAAAGGCTACCGGGCGAGACATGAGAAGTTTAATAGTACAGGAAATGATAGAAGCTGGTGCAAATTTGAAAACTGGTGAAGTACCAAGAGGAGTGTACACAAAAATCGCCGACAAATTTAAGATTAACAGACAGTCTGTAACAAATTTCTGGAAGAGATATGTGTCAGAAGGTACAATATcacagaaaaagaaagaaaaaacaatgctTGGAAGGAGAAAATTAAATGAACCAGACGTCAGATTAATTGAATTTATTAAGAAAGAAAATCCCTCAATTACAGCCAGGGAACTGAAGGATACGTTACTTCGTTATTCGCCTGCGAGTGCTAATGTAgatgtgtcaactatttatcGCACAATGTCCAGAGATCTTGATTTTACATTCAAACGATTACATCGTCCGTCCGGGGATAGATTTACACCGAGAAATATGAGATATACCCAAGCGTATTTAGACTTTTGCCAAACTAAAAGGCCACATCAAATCAAGTTCATGGACGAGAGCGGATTCAAATTAGTCACTACAAACAGAAATTATGGGCATTCGAAAAAGGGGGAACAGTGTATTGAAATAGGAAGATTTATTGAAGGTGCAAATTTAACTTTAAACTGTTTGATTGGTCTTGACtgcgttttgtattttaattttgttgacGGTCCTTCAAATTCAGAGCGTTATCTTAATTTTTGGCACGAGGCAAGTTTGTCACAGGACTGTTATGGCCGACCGACCTTTTTACCGGGAGATTTGATAATTGTTGATAATTGCGCCATCCACCACAATCAATCTGAGAGAATCCTTAATACTTTCTTTAATATGCAAGGCATTGATTATGGGTTTCTTCCGGTATACTCACCGGATCTGAATCCCATCgaaatatgtttttcaaaaattaaaactgtCATAAAACAAGAAAGATTTAAGGAACTTGTCAGCAAAAACCTTAAATTAGCCGTGATAAAAGCCATTCAGGAAATAAATCAGTCTGATATTCATGGATTTTATAGACATACCGGCTATTTTAATgtttag